A region of Fibrobacter succinogenes subsp. succinogenes S85 DNA encodes the following proteins:
- a CDS encoding aconitate hydratase — protein MLFNFDMIQATYARIPARVAVARKQLGRPLTLAEKILYSHLIDGAENRTYKRGADFAEFHPDRVAMQDATAQMALLQFTTAGKSRVAVPSSVHCDHLIIAREGVEKDLPRAKEESKEVYDFLQSVSAKYGIDCWLPGAGIIHQVVLENYAFPGGMMIGTDSHTVNAGGLGMLAIGVGGADAVDAMVGLPWELKYPKMIGVKLTGKLQGFATAKDIILKLAGILTVKGGTNAIIEYFGEGARSLSATGKATIANMGAEVGATCSTFSYDDSMSRYLRATGRADVADAADKIAADLKADPEVEAEPEKYFDRVVEIDLNTLIPHYNGPFSPDRAFAVTDMAESLKATETKPESTPVVSAALIGSCTNSSYEDLYMAANMIKQALAKGLTPKCPLLINPGSEQVRYTAERDGLIDLFKQFGATIMTNACGPCIGRWDRAGADKKELNTIVHSFNRNFAKRADGNPNTHAFVASPLMAVIAALSGDIRFNPMTDTLVNNEGKAVKLDPPEQCELPPKGFDVKDAGYQAPAADGSNITVSINPTSKRLQALAPFAAWDGKDIAGAPLLIKAKGKCTTDHISMAGPWLNYRGHLENISNNMLIGAVNAFNGETNKVLANDGSYKEVPELAKIYKAKGTGSIVIGDENYGEGSSREHAAMEPRFLGVKAVIVKSFARIHETNLKKQGMLALTFKNAADYDKIQEQDVFDIVGLTKFAPGSEFTLVAHHKDGSVDNIALSHTYNEQQWAWFKAGSALNLIRANNK, from the coding sequence GCCGAATTCCACCCGGACCGCGTTGCCATGCAAGACGCAACCGCCCAGATGGCCCTCCTCCAGTTCACGACTGCTGGCAAGTCCCGCGTGGCTGTGCCGAGCTCCGTGCACTGCGACCACTTGATTATCGCTCGCGAAGGTGTCGAAAAGGACCTTCCGCGCGCCAAGGAAGAAAGCAAGGAAGTGTACGACTTCTTGCAGTCCGTCTCTGCCAAGTACGGCATTGACTGCTGGCTCCCGGGTGCAGGCATCATCCACCAGGTGGTGCTCGAAAACTATGCTTTCCCGGGCGGAATGATGATTGGTACCGACTCCCACACCGTGAACGCTGGCGGTCTCGGCATGCTCGCGATTGGCGTGGGCGGTGCAGACGCTGTTGACGCTATGGTCGGTCTCCCGTGGGAACTCAAGTACCCGAAGATGATCGGCGTGAAGCTCACCGGCAAGCTCCAGGGCTTCGCTACCGCCAAGGACATCATCCTCAAGCTCGCTGGCATCCTCACGGTTAAGGGTGGCACGAACGCTATTATCGAATACTTTGGCGAAGGCGCTCGCAGCCTCTCCGCTACTGGCAAGGCAACGATTGCTAACATGGGTGCCGAAGTGGGCGCCACCTGCTCCACCTTCAGCTACGACGATTCCATGAGCCGTTACCTCCGCGCTACAGGCCGTGCTGATGTCGCTGACGCAGCCGACAAAATCGCAGCCGACCTCAAGGCCGACCCGGAAGTCGAAGCAGAACCGGAAAAGTATTTTGACCGCGTTGTGGAAATCGACCTCAACACGCTCATCCCGCATTACAACGGCCCGTTCAGCCCGGACCGTGCATTCGCCGTGACCGACATGGCAGAATCCCTCAAGGCTACCGAAACAAAGCCGGAATCTACGCCAGTCGTAAGCGCAGCCCTCATCGGTTCTTGCACGAACTCCAGTTACGAAGACCTTTACATGGCCGCCAACATGATCAAGCAGGCTCTCGCGAAGGGTCTTACCCCGAAGTGCCCGCTCCTCATCAACCCGGGTTCTGAACAAGTTCGCTACACTGCTGAACGCGATGGCCTCATTGACTTGTTCAAGCAGTTCGGTGCAACGATTATGACAAACGCTTGCGGTCCTTGCATTGGCCGCTGGGACCGCGCCGGTGCCGACAAGAAGGAACTCAACACCATCGTCCACAGCTTTAACCGCAACTTCGCGAAGCGCGCCGATGGCAACCCGAATACGCACGCCTTCGTAGCTTCCCCGCTCATGGCCGTGATTGCCGCCCTCTCTGGCGACATCCGCTTCAACCCGATGACCGACACCCTCGTGAACAACGAAGGCAAGGCTGTGAAGCTCGACCCGCCGGAACAGTGCGAACTCCCGCCGAAGGGCTTCGACGTGAAGGACGCTGGCTACCAGGCTCCGGCTGCTGACGGTTCCAACATCACCGTTTCCATCAACCCGACCAGCAAGCGCCTCCAGGCTCTCGCTCCGTTCGCTGCTTGGGACGGTAAGGACATCGCTGGCGCCCCGCTCCTCATCAAGGCGAAGGGCAAGTGCACCACCGACCACATTTCTATGGCCGGTCCGTGGCTCAACTATCGCGGTCACCTTGAAAACATTTCGAACAACATGCTCATCGGCGCCGTGAATGCCTTCAACGGCGAAACCAACAAGGTTCTCGCAAACGACGGCAGCTACAAGGAAGTTCCGGAACTTGCGAAGATTTACAAGGCCAAGGGCACGGGCTCCATCGTGATCGGTGACGAAAACTATGGTGAAGGTTCTAGCCGCGAACATGCCGCCATGGAACCGCGCTTCCTCGGCGTGAAGGCCGTGATCGTGAAGAGCTTCGCTCGCATTCACGAAACGAACCTCAAGAAGCAGGGCATGCTCGCCCTCACCTTCAAGAACGCCGCCGACTACGACAAGATCCAGGAACAGGACGTGTTCGACATCGTTGGCCTCACCAAGTTCGCTCCGGGTTCCGAATTCACGCTCGTTGCCCACCACAAGGATGGCTCCGTCGATAACATCGCCCTCAGCCACACCTACAACGAACAGCAGTGGGCATGGTTCAAGGCCGGTTCCGCCCTCAACTTGATCCGCGCCAACAACAAGTAA
- a CDS encoding GGDEF domain-containing protein produces MTHKKTIHRSLILGSAVFIAFMCFLLSIQAYLTYSQSLYKRYDDKLSNILNYATNRIDMDDLYQNTITGQKTEKYNDVQQLLNGMVDDFELFYLYSLFVRNDSMYNICSATSKAERERGEEDMKLLEPTDAYELSEIRKFAKAMTKNEISYFEEDSDWGPAYTACKPYVNSLGVHFGVICADVSIAELHKTVNNYVLYNVILTLGLGLLFALILLVWLRHNVTGPILALEKSARHFAEKSRGKKTPDELIFDAPEIHTHNEVESLSNAISQMSKDMRTYVQGLLEAEEQARSAQEQAEDMTQLAFKDALTHVNSKVAYDKMKESLQEQIDKGGATFGFVMIDLNNLKEVNDHYGHDCGDKYILGCCHIFCTIYKQSPIYRFGGDEFVVLLQNSDYKNRDKLFKVIESEFKKTRNNTSRPAWERYSVAYGMATYQLGDNVEDVFKRADDSMYQKKMEIKGMA; encoded by the coding sequence ATGACTCATAAGAAAACGATTCATAGAAGTCTTATTCTGGGTAGCGCCGTCTTTATCGCATTCATGTGTTTTTTGCTTTCCATCCAGGCCTACCTCACCTACTCCCAGTCGCTTTATAAACGCTACGACGACAAACTCAGCAACATCCTGAACTATGCTACCAACCGCATAGACATGGACGACCTTTACCAGAACACCATAACGGGCCAAAAGACCGAAAAGTACAATGACGTGCAACAGTTGCTCAACGGCATGGTTGACGACTTTGAGCTGTTCTACCTTTACTCGCTTTTCGTGCGTAACGACTCCATGTACAATATCTGCTCGGCCACAAGCAAGGCAGAACGGGAACGTGGCGAAGAAGACATGAAGTTATTGGAACCCACCGACGCGTATGAGCTTTCTGAAATCCGAAAATTTGCGAAGGCCATGACCAAGAATGAAATTTCATACTTCGAAGAAGACTCCGACTGGGGGCCTGCCTACACCGCCTGTAAACCGTACGTCAATTCGTTAGGAGTCCATTTCGGCGTCATCTGCGCAGACGTTTCCATCGCAGAGCTCCACAAAACAGTCAACAATTACGTTTTATACAACGTTATACTGACACTCGGTCTCGGATTACTCTTCGCGCTAATTCTATTAGTCTGGTTACGGCACAACGTCACAGGGCCAATCCTTGCCCTTGAAAAAAGTGCTCGCCATTTTGCAGAAAAGAGCCGCGGCAAAAAAACTCCCGATGAGCTCATTTTTGATGCACCCGAAATCCATACACATAACGAAGTCGAATCACTTTCGAACGCCATTTCGCAAATGTCCAAAGACATGCGTACTTACGTTCAGGGCCTTTTAGAAGCCGAAGAACAGGCGCGCTCCGCCCAGGAACAAGCCGAAGACATGACTCAGCTAGCCTTCAAGGACGCACTGACCCACGTGAACAGCAAGGTCGCCTATGACAAGATGAAGGAATCATTGCAAGAACAAATCGACAAGGGTGGTGCCACATTCGGATTTGTAATGATTGACCTCAACAACCTTAAGGAAGTCAACGACCACTACGGTCACGACTGCGGCGACAAATATATACTGGGCTGTTGCCATATTTTCTGCACTATTTACAAGCAATCCCCCATTTACAGATTTGGCGGCGATGAGTTTGTGGTCCTGCTGCAAAACAGCGATTACAAGAACAGAGACAAGTTGTTCAAGGTGATTGAATCAGAATTCAAAAAGACTCGCAACAACACCTCCCGCCCCGCCTGGGAACGCTATTCCGTTGCTTACGGCATGGCCACCTACCAGCTTGGCGACAACGTCGAAGATGTTTTTAAGCGTGCTGACGATAGCATGTACCAGAAGAAAATGGAAATCAAGGGGATGGCGTAA
- a CDS encoding sodium-dependent transporter, producing MANNRENWGSKLGVILAVAGSAVGLGNFLRFPVQAATNGGGAFIIPYLIAFVFLGIPLAWIEWTLGRYAGYHNYGTSPSTYHVIFQKKKKWAKYLGSLGLLPPIFIIFYYGFIQSWILAFAFYSATGTLMDVVAQGPEKMTEFFGNYIMLKTCVGGIPVAIIFFLITFIANMIVLSFGVRKGIERANKICMPILLILGLVLVVRVLTLPGIGKGLAFMWNPDFSQLTSPKVWMAAAGQVFFTMSLGMAIIFCYASYLKPKEDLVLSSLTASATNGFAEVIIGGTVVIPMAVLIAGANIEECAKLGTFGLGFQTMPYVFGTLPFGGVLQTVWFTMLFFAGITSAISIIQPLISFCEDDLKFTRKKSVTTVSTITFIGSLAAGTVDELDFWGGTYLIVFVGMIQAVLFSLVLGRRNAKKAQENGDLPAEVVVEPGENEAFATMNDGSLLKLPRFLRPIILYVCPIYLIVLLVSFTATDGLPFITLSNVDPSATVDFLGHTFPKIGFTWAFRGFLLVLFLLLNLAIAYAWRKGGPAEKGRSKSIKKMEIGNSDENMEG from the coding sequence ATGGCAAATAATCGTGAAAACTGGGGTTCCAAACTCGGGGTCATCCTCGCAGTCGCTGGTTCCGCAGTCGGTCTTGGCAATTTTCTTCGATTCCCTGTGCAGGCGGCTACCAATGGCGGCGGCGCATTCATCATCCCCTACCTCATTGCGTTTGTGTTTCTCGGGATTCCGCTCGCCTGGATTGAATGGACACTCGGCCGTTACGCAGGCTACCACAATTACGGCACCTCCCCGAGTACCTACCACGTGATTTTCCAGAAAAAGAAGAAGTGGGCAAAGTACCTGGGCTCGCTCGGACTCCTCCCGCCGATTTTCATCATTTTCTACTACGGTTTTATCCAGTCCTGGATTTTGGCATTCGCATTCTACTCGGCAACAGGCACGTTGATGGACGTTGTCGCGCAGGGGCCGGAAAAAATGACGGAATTCTTCGGCAATTACATTATGCTCAAGACTTGCGTCGGCGGCATCCCGGTCGCCATCATCTTCTTCCTCATTACATTTATCGCGAACATGATTGTGCTTTCGTTCGGTGTGCGCAAGGGCATTGAACGCGCCAACAAGATTTGCATGCCGATTCTCTTGATTTTGGGCCTTGTGCTTGTGGTCCGCGTGCTCACGCTCCCGGGCATCGGCAAGGGACTTGCCTTCATGTGGAACCCGGATTTCTCGCAACTTACAAGTCCGAAGGTCTGGATGGCCGCAGCTGGCCAGGTGTTCTTCACGATGAGCCTCGGTATGGCCATCATCTTCTGCTACGCAAGCTACCTCAAGCCGAAAGAAGACCTCGTGCTTTCTTCGCTCACGGCTAGCGCCACGAACGGATTTGCCGAAGTGATTATTGGTGGTACGGTCGTGATCCCGATGGCAGTGCTCATCGCAGGTGCAAACATCGAAGAATGCGCCAAGCTTGGCACGTTCGGTCTTGGATTCCAGACGATGCCTTACGTTTTCGGAACGCTCCCGTTCGGTGGCGTGCTTCAGACGGTTTGGTTCACGATGCTCTTCTTTGCAGGCATCACGAGCGCCATTTCCATCATCCAGCCGCTCATCAGCTTCTGCGAAGACGACCTCAAGTTTACGCGTAAAAAATCCGTCACGACGGTCAGCACGATTACCTTTATCGGTAGCCTCGCCGCAGGCACTGTCGATGAACTCGACTTCTGGGGCGGTACGTACCTCATCGTGTTCGTGGGCATGATCCAGGCGGTTCTCTTTAGCCTCGTGCTCGGACGCCGCAATGCCAAGAAAGCCCAGGAAAATGGCGACCTCCCAGCCGAAGTGGTTGTGGAACCGGGCGAAAATGAAGCTTTTGCCACCATGAACGATGGCTCGCTTCTCAAGCTCCCGCGTTTCCTCCGCCCGATTATCCTTTACGTCTGCCCGATTTACCTGATTGTGCTTTTGGTTTCGTTCACGGCAACGGACGGCCTCCCATTCATTACGCTTAGCAATGTGGACCCGAGCGCAACAGTCGATTTCCTCGGACACACGTTCCCGAAAATCGGATTCACGTGGGCATTCCGCGGATTCTTGCTCGTGCTGTTCTTGCTTTTGAACCTCGCCATCGCCTATGCCTGGCGCAAAGGAGGCCCCGCAGAAAAGGGCCGCAGCAAGAGCATCAAGAAGATGGAAATCGGTAACTCTGACGAAAACATGGAGGGCTAA
- a CDS encoding MFS transporter, translating into MQLGLFIHFQRWITFNSEGARFFWLSLLLQFAMFSPSIIMMHVASYFAGRFPKSKVMGWTSIGMAISVLLIAFFFGDRLDFGAFAFLFLYGIFLSIFNPAKIGLMKEITDGNDLVKINAKHLIFMALGITIISFLTFDYSPNDSSTISYSLLPFILSAVGLFAAISSFCIRICKQNKFVKLRSPRRNFASTWSNPMLKLSMLGIAAFWSVTQFLIMISQNMTGTQSTTLFQWTFIFTGIGYVIGAISAAKSSKNFVETGLIPLAAIASSITMIITPFINNQYVLAFLYAFIAFWAGSAFVILRTVIQNVTRPDTSGRIHAVSFMIQMSFLFILLGFQVILFLMTELSLHKQLFFLAVILALTFVFTLKRTPMTLLRAGLRFAFSYVFRYKVKVHGIQNMPESGPLLLVGPHYSFIDWAVLQMASPRPLLIASNRNTFADWYLRWFAHGKSVIDINRRDPSEAMEKIHEALLKGEAVVIFPEGEVSKTPFVSKFSLDYTKAIEGTEAQIVPFYIQGLWGSRYSHASECVNRPQYFNRVISVGFGKALPATTPENVIRKDLQNLGTDIWNMAMDHSASIIPLWYRAMRKRRSRPILIDPAGRHVNGYEMIRLCHHFSKKIKSLTKNDQNVGFMLPTSRDAALGIMSILGCGKTTVNLNYTSPVDTLIGCIDKAELSTIVTSRAFFDKLCGKNADFKQLAEKCQMFYIDEEEQKISTFCRLLESFIVLTFPKKLLRDLWFTTAKLSDDAVILFSSGSEGTPKGVELTHKNVISNAQQGDHVIRLCRTDVMTSLLPLFHSFGFTMTFMMPLLDGVPMVLCPDPTDIKTLARVCAEYKATILMGTPTFLRAIAINRWVHPMCLDSLRYVIAGAEKLRPEMRETFKLKFGKDIYEGYGCTELTPLATLNAPNVLLDDFLTMEKCCDHSSIGMVVPGSTGAIIDPETNQFLAPGEEGMLVITGPQVMKGYLRDEAKTDAVIFEVDGRRWYKTGDKCTITEDGFVKILGRYSRFAKLGGEMISLTAVELRIAETGIMGEHEFAITAVPDSVKGERIVLLVKGDATLDTEEISRSLRKSGIPPLMQPGSVFCVEAIPKLGSGKWDFNGMKKLATELVEKK; encoded by the coding sequence ATGCAACTGGGTTTATTCATCCACTTCCAAAGATGGATAACCTTCAACTCCGAAGGCGCTAGGTTTTTCTGGCTGAGCCTACTACTCCAGTTCGCCATGTTCTCGCCGAGCATCATCATGATGCATGTGGCAAGTTACTTCGCCGGCCGTTTCCCCAAGAGCAAAGTCATGGGCTGGACCTCCATCGGCATGGCTATCTCCGTTTTGCTCATCGCATTCTTCTTTGGCGATAGACTCGACTTTGGCGCATTTGCATTCCTGTTCCTGTACGGCATTTTCCTCTCGATTTTCAATCCGGCCAAAATCGGCCTCATGAAAGAAATCACCGACGGGAACGACCTCGTGAAGATCAACGCCAAGCACTTGATTTTCATGGCGCTCGGCATCACGATTATATCCTTCCTCACATTTGACTACAGCCCGAACGACAGCTCGACCATTAGCTACTCGCTCCTCCCGTTCATCCTCTCGGCTGTTGGACTTTTCGCTGCGATTTCGTCGTTCTGCATCCGCATCTGCAAGCAGAACAAGTTCGTGAAGCTCCGCTCGCCCAGACGTAATTTTGCATCGACCTGGTCGAACCCGATGCTCAAGCTCTCGATGCTCGGCATTGCAGCCTTCTGGAGCGTAACGCAGTTCCTCATCATGATTTCGCAGAACATGACGGGTACGCAAAGCACGACACTTTTCCAGTGGACGTTCATCTTCACCGGAATCGGTTACGTCATTGGCGCTATCAGTGCCGCAAAGTCTTCCAAGAACTTCGTGGAAACAGGCCTTATCCCGCTTGCCGCCATTGCGTCTTCCATCACGATGATTATAACGCCATTCATCAATAACCAGTACGTCCTTGCGTTCCTCTACGCATTCATCGCCTTCTGGGCAGGCTCCGCATTCGTCATCCTCCGCACGGTCATCCAAAACGTCACACGCCCCGACACCTCGGGTCGTATCCACGCGGTCTCGTTCATGATTCAGATGAGCTTCCTGTTCATCTTACTTGGCTTCCAGGTCATCCTCTTCCTCATGACCGAACTCAGCCTCCACAAACAGCTATTCTTCCTCGCTGTGATCCTCGCCCTCACGTTCGTGTTCACGCTCAAGCGCACCCCGATGACGCTCCTCCGCGCTGGGCTCCGCTTTGCATTCTCATACGTATTCCGCTATAAGGTCAAGGTCCACGGCATCCAGAATATGCCCGAATCTGGTCCGCTCCTTTTGGTCGGTCCGCACTACAGCTTTATTGACTGGGCAGTGCTCCAGATGGCAAGCCCGCGCCCGCTTCTCATCGCAAGCAACCGCAACACCTTTGCCGACTGGTATTTGCGCTGGTTCGCACACGGCAAGTCCGTCATCGACATCAACCGCCGCGACCCAAGTGAAGCGATGGAAAAAATCCACGAAGCGCTCCTCAAGGGCGAGGCAGTCGTGATTTTCCCCGAAGGCGAAGTATCAAAGACTCCATTTGTATCCAAGTTCTCGCTTGATTACACAAAGGCTATTGAAGGCACCGAAGCCCAAATCGTCCCGTTCTACATACAAGGTCTTTGGGGCAGCCGCTACAGCCACGCCTCCGAATGTGTGAACCGCCCGCAGTATTTCAACCGAGTCATCAGCGTAGGTTTCGGCAAGGCTCTCCCCGCCACCACGCCCGAAAACGTGATCCGCAAGGACTTGCAGAACCTGGGAACCGACATCTGGAACATGGCGATGGACCATTCCGCAAGTATCATCCCGCTCTGGTACCGCGCGATGCGCAAGCGCCGTTCCCGCCCAATATTGATTGATCCGGCCGGCCGCCACGTGAATGGTTACGAGATGATCCGCCTCTGCCACCACTTCAGCAAGAAAATCAAATCGCTCACCAAGAATGACCAGAATGTAGGCTTCATGCTCCCCACAAGCCGCGACGCAGCCCTCGGCATTATGTCCATCCTCGGTTGCGGAAAGACGACGGTCAACTTGAACTACACCTCGCCCGTCGACACGCTTATCGGCTGCATCGACAAGGCTGAACTTTCGACAATTGTCACGTCCCGAGCCTTCTTTGACAAGCTCTGCGGCAAGAACGCCGACTTCAAGCAGCTTGCCGAAAAATGCCAGATGTTCTACATCGACGAAGAAGAACAGAAAATCAGCACATTCTGCCGTCTGCTCGAATCGTTCATCGTCTTAACGTTCCCCAAGAAACTTTTGAGAGACCTCTGGTTCACGACCGCAAAGCTGAGCGACGATGCTGTTATCTTGTTCAGCTCCGGTTCAGAAGGCACGCCGAAGGGTGTGGAACTTACGCACAAAAACGTCATTTCGAATGCTCAGCAAGGAGACCACGTCATCAGGCTTTGCCGCACCGACGTGATGACATCGCTCCTCCCGCTGTTCCATTCGTTTGGCTTTACGATGACATTCATGATGCCGCTTTTGGACGGTGTACCGATGGTGCTCTGCCCCGACCCGACAGACATCAAGACGCTTGCTCGCGTGTGCGCCGAATACAAGGCAACCATCCTCATGGGCACCCCGACGTTCCTCCGCGCCATCGCCATCAACCGCTGGGTACACCCGATGTGCCTCGACTCTTTGCGCTACGTGATTGCCGGTGCAGAAAAGCTCCGCCCCGAAATGCGCGAGACCTTCAAGCTCAAGTTCGGCAAGGACATTTACGAAGGTTACGGTTGCACGGAACTCACGCCGCTTGCCACGCTCAACGCCCCGAACGTATTGCTCGACGACTTCTTGACGATGGAAAAGTGCTGCGACCACTCGAGCATCGGCATGGTTGTCCCAGGTTCAACAGGCGCCATCATCGATCCGGAAACGAACCAGTTCCTCGCACCGGGCGAAGAAGGCATGCTCGTCATCACAGGCCCGCAAGTGATGAAGGGGTACCTCCGCGATGAAGCTAAAACTGATGCCGTCATTTTTGAAGTCGATGGGCGTCGCTGGTACAAGACCGGAGACAAGTGTACCATCACCGAAGACGGCTTCGTCAAGATTCTCGGCCGCTACAGCCGCTTTGCAAAGCTCGGCGGCGAAATGATTTCGCTTACCGCTGTGGAACTCCGCATTGCAGAAACGGGCATCATGGGCGAACACGAATTTGCGATTACCGCCGTTCCGGATTCTGTGAAGGGCGAACGCATTGTGCTCCTCGTCAAGGGCGATGCAACGCTCGACACCGAAGAAATCTCGAGAAGCCTCCGCAAGTCGGGCATTCCGCCACTCATGCAGCCGGGTTCCGTGTTCTGCGTCGAAGCCATTCCGAAGCTCGGCAGTGGCAAGTGGGACTTCAACGGAATGAAGAAACTCGCCACGGAATTAGTCGAAAAGAAGTAA
- a CDS encoding RidA family protein: protein MSQIVSKFQELGLTLPACPAPVAAYVPATRFGDTIIVSGQLPSVKGDFSAFTGIVPNQISVEKAKEAAQICFLNNIAAALTQLKAGETLRLVQIQGFVQSANDFHDQPIVLNGASELAVQILGENGKHARTAVGVSTLPKNVAVEISCTFQAIKE from the coding sequence ATGAGTCAAATTGTCTCTAAATTCCAAGAATTGGGGCTGACGCTCCCCGCCTGCCCCGCACCGGTTGCCGCTTATGTTCCGGCAACGCGCTTTGGCGATACAATTATTGTTTCTGGGCAGTTGCCGTCTGTGAAGGGAGATTTTTCTGCTTTTACCGGCATTGTTCCGAACCAGATTTCTGTGGAAAAGGCAAAGGAAGCCGCGCAGATTTGCTTCTTGAACAACATTGCCGCCGCTCTCACGCAGTTGAAAGCCGGCGAAACACTCCGCCTCGTTCAGATCCAGGGTTTTGTGCAGTCCGCAAACGATTTCCACGACCAGCCGATTGTACTGAATGGCGCTAGCGAACTTGCCGTACAGATTCTCGGTGAAAATGGAAAGCACGCCCGTACGGCAGTCGGCGTTTCGACACTCCCGAAGAACGTCGCTGTCGAAATCAGCTGCACGTTCCAAGCGATTAAGGAATAA
- the mutS gene encoding DNA mismatch repair protein MutS, whose translation MLFTHFKVEALDGLGLDGRVFETSVTGALLQYLINQKKSELSHFTTLEILNLDDYMTLDPSTLRNLELVRPLNADDYSSTLCSVLDFTVTAMGGRTLKDWVSHPLIAVDRIREREEAVGELVQNPVALDELKESLTSILDMERLMGRVGSGRANARDLAGMGRSLSQASKVADVLEGLHAPLFEGLRETLNAAKGRGEDLLKYFNDDLPMTVREGGMIRPGASAELDAMNEDIKERREWIASLEGRERERLGIPSLKVGYNRVFGYYIEITKAQMAKATQPIPDEYIRKQTTVNGERYITPEMKECESVISNAEVNIHALEYKIFCELRERVNSWRAELQGIADAIARVDSLYSFARAARKYNYVCPEVFEGTGIEIRGGFHPVIVAVNPDLNFVPNDVTLSPDGTRLMLITGPNMAGKSTYLRQTGLIVLMAQIGCFVPAESARIGVVDRIFTRVGASDRLSRGLSTFMVEMIETANILRNATPHSLVLLDEIGRGTSTFDGLSIAWAIVETLHSEPARMALTLFATHYHELTGLVESLEHAGNFQVAVQEKGDKLTFLHKILEGACDSSYGIHVAEMAGLPPNVVRRARKILLRLEKQKIDPSDEAQNKKIKAQPQMDLFAPPDENTLLLKDEIRRLKPEEMTPMQALQRLMDLKENYGK comes from the coding sequence GTGCTGTTTACGCACTTCAAGGTTGAAGCGCTTGATGGCCTTGGCTTGGATGGTCGTGTTTTTGAAACGTCCGTGACGGGCGCCTTGCTCCAGTATTTGATTAACCAGAAAAAGTCCGAATTGTCGCACTTTACGACGCTTGAGATTTTGAATCTGGACGATTACATGACGCTCGACCCGAGCACGCTGCGCAACTTGGAACTGGTGCGTCCGTTGAATGCGGACGATTATTCCAGCACACTTTGCTCGGTGCTCGACTTTACGGTGACGGCTATGGGGGGGCGTACGCTCAAGGACTGGGTGAGCCATCCGTTGATTGCTGTGGACCGCATCCGCGAACGCGAAGAAGCGGTGGGCGAGCTTGTCCAGAATCCTGTGGCGCTTGACGAACTCAAGGAATCGCTCACGTCGATTCTCGATATGGAGCGCTTGATGGGCCGCGTCGGTAGCGGTCGTGCAAACGCGCGTGACCTCGCGGGAATGGGACGTTCTCTTTCGCAGGCATCAAAGGTCGCTGACGTTTTGGAAGGCTTGCATGCGCCGCTTTTTGAAGGGCTGCGCGAAACGCTAAATGCGGCAAAGGGCCGTGGCGAAGACTTGCTCAAGTACTTCAATGATGACTTGCCGATGACGGTGCGCGAAGGTGGAATGATCCGCCCGGGTGCAAGTGCAGAACTTGATGCAATGAACGAGGACATCAAGGAACGCCGTGAATGGATTGCTTCCTTGGAAGGCCGTGAACGCGAACGTCTTGGAATACCGTCTCTCAAAGTCGGTTACAACCGCGTGTTCGGTTATTACATCGAAATCACGAAGGCGCAGATGGCAAAGGCCACGCAGCCGATTCCGGATGAGTATATCCGCAAGCAGACGACGGTGAATGGCGAACGCTATATCACGCCTGAGATGAAGGAATGCGAATCCGTCATCAGCAATGCCGAAGTCAATATCCATGCGTTGGAATACAAGATTTTCTGCGAGCTTCGCGAACGCGTGAACAGCTGGCGCGCCGAGCTCCAGGGCATTGCCGATGCGATTGCCCGAGTCGATAGCTTGTACAGCTTTGCCCGCGCGGCCCGCAAGTACAATTACGTTTGCCCGGAAGTTTTTGAAGGGACGGGTATTGAAATTCGCGGCGGCTTCCATCCGGTGATTGTTGCGGTGAACCCCGATTTGAACTTTGTCCCGAACGACGTGACGCTTTCGCCGGACGGAACGCGACTGATGCTTATTACAGGCCCGAACATGGCCGGTAAATCGACGTACTTGCGCCAGACGGGGCTTATTGTGCTCATGGCGCAGATTGGCTGCTTTGTGCCTGCCGAAAGTGCTCGCATTGGCGTAGTGGACCGCATCTTTACGCGTGTGGGCGCGAGCGACCGCTTGAGCCGTGGCCTCAGTACGTTCATGGTCGAGATGATTGAAACGGCGAATATCCTCCGCAATGCGACGCCGCATAGCCTTGTGCTGCTTGATGAAATCGGTCGCGGTACGAGTACGTTTGACGGGCTCTCGATTGCGTGGGCGATTGTCGAAACGCTTCACAGCGAGCCTGCCCGCATGGCGCTTACGCTGTTTGCAACGCACTATCACGAATTGACGGGGCTTGTGGAATCGCTGGAACACGCTGGCAATTTCCAGGTCGCCGTGCAGGAAAAGGGCGATAAGCTTACGTTCTTGCACAAGATTCTTGAAGGCGCTTGCGATTCGAGCTATGGCATTCACGTGGCCGAGATGGCGGGGCTCCCACCTAACGTGGTGCGCCGAGCTCGCAAGATTTTGCTCCGTTTGGAAAAGCAGAAGATTGACCCGAGCGACGAGGCGCAAAACAAGAAAATCAAGGCGCAGCCGCAGATGGACTTGTTTGCACCGCCAGACGAAAATACGCTCTTGCTCAAGGATGAAATTCGCAGGCTCAAGCCCGAGGAAATGACTCCGATGCAAGCGCTGCAACGCCTCATGGACCTGAAGGAAAATTACGGGAAGTAA